Proteins encoded in a region of the Ziziphus jujuba cultivar Dongzao chromosome 3, ASM3175591v1 genome:
- the LOC107407530 gene encoding probable inorganic phosphate transporter 1-3, with product MAGDQLRVLNALDLAKTQLYHFTAIVIAGMGFFTDAYDLFCIPPVTKLLGRIYYTDTTKAKPGTLPPNIAAAVNGVALCGTLAGQLFFGWLGDKLGRKKVYGITLLLMVICSIASGLSFGKEANGVITTLCFFRFWLGFGIGGDYPLSATIMSEYANKKTRGAFIAAVFAMQGFGILGGGIVALVVAAAFDHQFKAPTYKENRVESLAPQADYVWRIILMFGAVPAVLTYYWRMKMPETARYTALVARNAKQAASDMSKVLSVELEAEEEKVEKLARDTSNSFGLFTKEFARRHGLHLLGTTSTWFLLDIAYYSSNLFQKDIFSAIGWLPSAETMNAIDEVYRVARAQVLIALCGTVPGYWFTVLFIDYIGRFAIQLMGFFFMTVFMFALAIPYHHWTKKEHRIGFLVMYSLTFFFANFGPNATTFVVPAEIFPARLRSTCHGISAAAGKAGAIVGAFGFLYAAQNTNPTKTDAGYPPGIGMKNSLIMLGVINFFGMLFTLLVPESKGISLEELTGENENEGGETTDHQNTTVLNGT from the coding sequence ATGGCTGGAGACCAACTGAGAGTGCTTAACGCACTCGACCTTGCAAAAACACAGCTCTACCATTTCACGGCCATCGTCATCGCCGGAATGGGCTTCTTCACCGATGCCTACGATCTTTTCTGTATCCCTCCGGTCACAAAGCTTCTCGGTCGCATTTACTACACTGACACTACAAAAGCAAAGCCCGGAACTTTGCCTCCCAACATCGCCGCTGCCGTAAATGGTGTCGCGCTGTGCGGAACTCTCGCCGGCCAACTCTTCTTCGGCTGGCTCGGAGACAAACTTGGTCGGAAGAAAGTCTACGGTATTACCCTTCTTCTTATGGTTATTTGCTCCATAGCCTCTGGGCTTTCATTTGGGAAAGAAGCTAATGGAGTAATTACCACTCTTTGTTTCTTTCGGTTCTGGCTCGGTTTCGGTATCGGCGGAGACTATCCTCTTTCCGCTACGATCATGTCCGAGTACGCCAACAAGAAGACTCGTGGAGCTTTCATTGCGGCTGTGTTTGCCATGCAAGGGTTTGGTATTTTAGGAGGTGGGATTGTGGCTTTGGTCGTCGCCGCCGCGTTCGATCATCAATTCAAAGCTCCAACATACAAAGAAAACCGGGTAGAGTCTCTTGCTCCTCAAGCAGATTACGTTTGGAGAATCATTTTAATGTTTGGAGCAGTCCCAGCAGTCTTAACATACTACTGGCGTATGAAAATGCCCGAAACTGCTCGCTACACCGCGCTGGTTGCGAGGAATGCTAAACAAGCTGCTTCGGATATGTCTAAGGTTTTGAGTGTCGAACTCGAAGCCGAGGAAGAGAAGGTAGAGAAGCTGGCTAGAGACACATCAAATTCTTTTGGTTTATTCACTAAGGAATTCGCTCGCCGCCATGGACTTCACTTGCTCGGTACAACTTCAACATGGTTCTTGCTAGATATCGCTTACTACAGCTCGAATCTTTTCCAAAAGGATATCTTCTCGGCTATCGGATGGCTTCCTTCAGCGGAGACGATGAACGCGATCGATGAGGTTTATCGGGTTGCTAGAGCACAAGTATTGATTGCACTGTGTGGTACTGTGCCTGGTTACTGGTTCACTGTTCTTTTTATCGATTATATAGGTCGTTTCGCAATCCAATTGATGGGTTTCTTCTTCATGACCGTGTTCATGTTTGCTTTAGCAATACCTTACCATCATTGGACTAAAAAAGAACACAGAATTGGGTTTCTTGTGATGTACTCCTTGACATTTTTCTTTGCTAATTTCGGACCAAATGCGACGACTTTCGTCGTCCCGGCGGAGATTTTCCCGGCGAGGCTTAGATCTACCTGCCATGGAATTTCCGCAGCTGCCGGTAAGGCCGGTGCGATTGTTGGAGCTTTTGGATTCTTGTATGCGGCGCAGAACACCAATCCGACGAAGACAGATGCCGGTTACCCGCCCGGTATCGGTATGAAGAATTCTCTGATTATGCTTGGAGTGATCAACTTCTTTGGAATGTTGTTTACATTGTTGGTTCCGGAATCCAAAGGGATATCACTTGAGGAGTTGACTGGAGAGAATGAAAATGAAGGTGGTGAGACTACGGACCATCAGAATACTACTGTTTTAAATGGAACATGA